From Aquificota bacterium, one genomic window encodes:
- a CDS encoding endonuclease III produces the protein MRKEDLKVVLEIMKDEYEKWHAPIVKLIAQKRKDPLSALLCALLSTRTRDETTAEVCKRFLERVKSPQDLLEMDLKELERLIYPVGFYRNKARQLKELARQLIEDFGGRVPDALEELLKLKGVGRKVANIVLSEGFGKPAIAVDTHVHRISNLWGLVKTKTPEETEKALMEILPVEYWRDFNRLVVALGQTICKPVKPKCGECPVRSWCDYGLKF, from the coding sequence ATGAGGAAAGAAGATTTAAAGGTGGTGCTTGAAATAATGAAGGATGAGTATGAAAAGTGGCATGCGCCCATTGTAAAGCTCATCGCCCAAAAGAGGAAGGACCCATTGAGCGCCCTGCTCTGCGCCCTGCTTTCCACAAGGACAAGGGATGAGACTACAGCAGAGGTCTGTAAGAGATTTTTAGAGAGGGTAAAAAGCCCGCAGGACCTTTTAGAAATGGACCTCAAAGAGCTTGAAAGGCTCATATACCCCGTGGGCTTTTATCGGAATAAGGCAAGGCAGTTAAAGGAGCTTGCAAGACAGCTTATAGAAGACTTTGGTGGAAGGGTGCCAGACGCTTTGGAGGAGCTTTTGAAGCTAAAGGGTGTGGGCAGGAAGGTGGCAAACATAGTGCTTTCTGAAGGCTTTGGAAAACCAGCCATTGCAGTGGATACCCATGTGCACCGAATAAGCAACCTATGGGGCCTTGTGAAGACAAAGACTCCAGAGGAAACAGAAAAAGCTCTTATGGAAATCCTACCAGTGGAATATTGGCGAGATTTTAACCGATTGGTGGTGGCCCTTGGCCAAACCATATGCAAGCCAGTAAAGCCAAAATGTGGTGAATGTCCTGTGAGAAGCTGGTGCGATTATGGCTTAAAATTTTAA
- the efp gene encoding elongation factor P, with translation MGVKIDINSIQRDMFIEHNGVPHRVLDYEHVKPGKGQAFVRVKAKNMQTGNVIEITYKSSDAIELAGFEQVFAEYSYNDGDYYYFVSQTTYEMIPVSSENIKEETKFLKEGMTVVVFLYKGQPIGIELPKQVELAVVETEPAFKGDTAAGGSKPAKLETGAVIQVPFFVKEGDIVKVDTRTGAYIEVVKRA, from the coding sequence ATGGGTGTGAAGATAGATATAAACAGCATACAGAGGGATATGTTTATTGAACACAATGGGGTTCCCCACAGGGTTTTGGACTACGAGCATGTTAAGCCGGGAAAGGGTCAAGCCTTTGTAAGGGTAAAGGCAAAGAATATGCAGACGGGAAACGTGATTGAGATTACCTACAAGTCCTCCGACGCCATTGAACTGGCGGGCTTTGAGCAGGTTTTTGCAGAGTATTCTTACAACGATGGAGATTATTATTACTTTGTGAGCCAAACCACCTATGAAATGATACCAGTTTCCTCAGAGAACATAAAAGAGGAAACCAAGTTTTTAAAAGAGGGTATGACGGTAGTGGTCTTTCTCTACAAGGGTCAGCCCATAGGCATAGAACTTCCAAAACAGGTGGAGCTTGCCGTGGTGGAAACAGAGCCAGCCTTTAAGGGAGATACGGCCGCAGGCGGTTCAAAGCCTGCCAAGCTTGAAACGGGCGCGGTAATACAAGTGCCTTTCTTTGTAAAGGAAGGGGACATAGTAAAGGTGGATACGCGCACGGGCGCCTACATAGAAGTGGTAAAGAGAGCCTAA
- a CDS encoding tryptophan synthase subunit alpha: MRLESFWKENKKALLSYMMVGYPDYKASLEAFRILLKEGTDILEIGFPFSDPVADGPTIQYAHEIALRNGIKSDHVFELSSTLRKEFPERPFLLMTYYNPIFKMGHENFCKRAKEAGIDGFIVPDLPPEEGRELKEVCSSLGLSLVFLASPTSTEKRLRLICENSDHMVYFVSLTGTTGARESLPLERLREKLKLYRSICQKPVVVGFGISKAEQAREIAKLADGVVVGSHFVKLSGEKSFEELRRSVREIKQALVE, translated from the coding sequence ATGAGGCTTGAAAGCTTTTGGAAGGAGAATAAAAAGGCTTTGCTTTCTTACATGATGGTGGGGTACCCCGATTATAAAGCTTCCCTTGAGGCCTTTAGAATACTCTTAAAGGAAGGTACAGATATACTGGAGATAGGTTTTCCCTTTTCGGACCCTGTGGCGGACGGCCCAACCATCCAATATGCCCACGAGATAGCCCTACGGAACGGCATAAAATCAGACCATGTTTTTGAACTTTCTTCCACCTTAAGAAAGGAGTTTCCAGAAAGGCCTTTTCTTCTTATGACCTACTATAATCCCATCTTTAAAATGGGCCATGAGAACTTTTGCAAAAGGGCAAAGGAGGCGGGCATAGATGGCTTTATTGTGCCAGACTTGCCACCAGAAGAAGGAAGAGAGTTAAAAGAGGTTTGCTCAAGCCTTGGGCTTTCCTTGGTTTTCCTTGCCTCTCCCACAAGCACAGAAAAAAGGCTAAGGCTAATATGTGAAAACTCAGACCATATGGTCTACTTTGTATCCCTTACAGGCACAACGGGAGCAAGGGAGAGCCTGCCCTTAGAGAGGCTAAGGGAGAAGCTAAAGCTTTACAGGTCTATATGTCAAAAGCCAGTGGTGGTGGGCTTTGGCATATCAAAGGCGGAGCAGGCAAGAGAGATAGCCAAGCTTGCGGACGGCGTGGTGGTAGGGAGCCACTTTGTAAAGCTTTCTGGAGAAAAGAGCTTTGAGGAGTTAAGAAGGAGCGTGAGAGAAATAAAGCAAGCCTTGGTGGAGTAA
- a CDS encoding methylthioribulose 1-phosphate dehydratase, whose translation MEREISELIEIGRELHSRGWLPASGGNLSARLEDGLILITASGSHKGHLTREDFVFVDLEGNLVKGSKRPSAETLLHTLVYKLFPSAMCVLHVHSINSTLISRLSKGDIRLENYELLKAFEGIKTHQTSLMVPVFENSQDMKGLFEMIRERLEKEEKVYGFLLKSHGLYTWGKSIREAYIRLEAFEFLFECELKMLLK comes from the coding sequence ATGGAAAGGGAGATATCCGAGCTTATTGAGATAGGAAGAGAGCTTCATTCAAGGGGCTGGCTACCCGCCAGTGGTGGAAACCTATCCGCAAGGCTTGAAGATGGACTTATCCTAATTACCGCCTCTGGAAGCCACAAGGGACACCTCACAAGGGAGGACTTTGTGTTTGTGGACCTTGAGGGAAACTTGGTAAAAGGCTCAAAAAGGCCTTCGGCGGAAACACTTTTGCACACCTTGGTTTATAAACTCTTTCCTTCCGCCATGTGTGTTTTGCACGTGCATTCCATAAACTCTACGCTCATATCAAGGCTTTCTAAAGGGGATATAAGGCTGGAAAACTACGAGCTTTTGAAGGCCTTTGAAGGTATAAAAACCCATCAAACGAGCCTAATGGTGCCAGTCTTTGAAAACTCCCAAGACATGAAAGGCCTATTCGAGATGATAAGGGAGAGGTTGGAAAAGGAAGAAAAGGTTTATGGTTTTCTTTTGAAATCTCATGGCCTTTACACATGGGGCAAAAGCATAAGGGAAGCCTACATAAGGCTTGAAGCCTTTGAGTTTTTGTTTGAGTGTGAGTTAAAAATGCTGTTAAAATAG
- the accB gene encoding acetyl-CoA carboxylase biotin carboxyl carrier protein encodes MDKEFIKEVINLVKGSDIKQITIEAEGFKLFIETHQKEISQRIEAPVQVRYQEIMPPSEEVPKENLHVIKSPLVGTFYRSPSPGAPPFVEVGDMVSPGQVLCIIEALKVMNEIESDVRGKVVKILAENGETVEYGQPLFLIDTNV; translated from the coding sequence ATGGATAAGGAGTTTATAAAGGAAGTTATAAACTTAGTAAAGGGAAGCGATATAAAGCAGATAACCATAGAGGCCGAGGGCTTTAAGCTCTTTATAGAGACCCATCAGAAGGAAATATCTCAAAGGATAGAAGCCCCCGTGCAGGTGCGATATCAGGAGATAATGCCCCCATCGGAGGAAGTGCCAAAGGAAAATCTCCACGTTATAAAAAGCCCATTGGTAGGCACCTTTTACAGGTCGCCCTCTCCCGGAGCTCCACCCTTTGTAGAGGTGGGAGATATGGTCTCTCCCGGTCAGGTGCTTTGTATAATTGAGGCACTCAAGGTGATGAACGAGATAGAGAGCGATGTGAGAGGCAAGGTGGTAAAAATTTTGGCGGAGAACGGCGAGACAGTAGAGTATGGACAGCCACTCTTTTTGATAGATACCAACGTGTAA
- a CDS encoding MFS transporter — protein MWDKKRAYRFIFLMGLVSLLSDFTYEGAKGIIGPYLAYLGASAFAVSLISGASELIGYWIRLFSGVLSDRLRSYWALTMLGYALNLFSVPLLGLVKSWQLAGLLVFFERFGKGIRTPSRDVLLSKATSLVGHGKGFGLHEFLDQIGAVLGPLFVALVLLLGLGYRSAFLFLLIPAILAILLLFFAKRIYSDKINLEKSSYEPAKFSKAFYLYLLSSCLISLSFLPFPLIGFHLYQHAFDGWKVSLLFALAMALDALSALFFGVLYDKRGFLALAVGLSFGLFSPILLFLFDKVLFAIALWGISLGVQESIMRSAVAKLSSEASRGRAYGIFHFFIGLSAFLGGALMGLLYELSPMALVIYSLSLHILALFILLKIRP, from the coding sequence ATGTGGGATAAAAAGAGGGCCTACAGGTTCATCTTCCTTATGGGCCTTGTGAGCCTTCTTTCCGATTTTACCTACGAAGGTGCCAAGGGCATAATAGGGCCTTACCTTGCCTACCTTGGAGCCAGCGCCTTTGCGGTAAGCCTAATATCTGGAGCTTCCGAGCTTATAGGCTATTGGATAAGGCTTTTCTCCGGTGTGCTTTCCGATAGGCTAAGGAGCTATTGGGCTTTAACCATGCTGGGCTACGCCCTTAACCTTTTCTCTGTGCCTTTGCTTGGCTTGGTAAAAAGCTGGCAACTTGCTGGCCTCTTGGTCTTCTTTGAGAGGTTTGGGAAGGGCATAAGGACGCCCTCAAGGGATGTGCTTCTTTCAAAGGCTACTTCTTTGGTGGGGCATGGTAAGGGCTTTGGCCTCCATGAGTTTCTTGACCAGATTGGTGCCGTGCTTGGGCCTTTGTTTGTGGCCTTGGTGCTTCTTTTGGGCCTTGGCTATAGGTCCGCCTTTCTCTTCCTCCTTATCCCTGCCATCCTTGCCATACTTTTGCTATTTTTTGCAAAAAGGATATACTCGGACAAGATAAACCTTGAAAAGTCTTCCTATGAGCCTGCCAAGTTTTCCAAAGCCTTTTATCTTTACCTTTTGTCCTCCTGCCTTATCTCCCTTTCCTTTTTACCCTTTCCCTTAATAGGCTTTCATCTTTACCAGCATGCCTTTGACGGATGGAAGGTCTCCCTCCTTTTTGCCCTTGCCATGGCCTTAGACGCTCTTTCTGCCCTCTTTTTTGGTGTGCTATATGACAAAAGGGGCTTTTTGGCGCTTGCAGTTGGCCTCTCCTTTGGACTCTTTTCTCCCATTCTTCTTTTCCTCTTTGATAAGGTGCTTTTCGCCATAGCCCTTTGGGGCATAAGCCTTGGAGTGCAAGAGTCTATCATGAGGTCTGCCGTTGCCAAGCTTTCCTCTGAGGCAAGCAGAGGGAGGGCCTACGGCATCTTTCACTTCTTTATAGGCCTTTCGGCCTTCCTTGGTGGCGCCCTAATGGGCCTCCTCTATGAGCTTTCACCAATGGCCCTTGTCATATACTCCCTATCTTTGCATATTTTAGCCCTATTTATCCTTTTGAAGATAAGGCCATGA
- a CDS encoding cupin: MSLIVVFDESGKALEVIKDYNSIKERLASIGVRFERWETDRELPWSATQEEVLQAYKEEVERIVKEFDFKSIDVVSLTPDHPKREELRNMFLSEHTHSDFEVRFFVDGSGTFYLHPDDKVYVVLCEKGDFISVPANTKHWFDMGTRPFFKAIRFFSIPEGWVAQFTGSDISKRIPSHDEIVEQYL, translated from the coding sequence ATGAGCCTGATTGTGGTTTTTGATGAAAGTGGCAAGGCCTTAGAGGTGATTAAGGATTATAACAGCATAAAAGAGAGGCTTGCTTCCATAGGTGTGCGCTTTGAAAGGTGGGAAACAGACAGGGAGCTTCCTTGGTCTGCCACGCAGGAAGAGGTCCTACAGGCTTACAAGGAAGAGGTGGAGAGGATTGTAAAGGAGTTTGACTTTAAATCCATAGATGTGGTAAGCCTTACTCCAGACCATCCCAAGAGGGAAGAGCTTAGAAATATGTTCCTTTCCGAGCATACCCATTCGGACTTTGAGGTGAGGTTCTTTGTGGACGGCAGCGGCACCTTTTACCTACATCCCGATGATAAGGTTTATGTGGTTTTGTGTGAGAAGGGAGATTTTATAAGTGTGCCAGCCAACACAAAGCATTGGTTTGATATGGGCACAAGACCCTTCTTTAAGGCCATTAGGTTCTTTTCCATTCCAGAGGGCTGGGTGGCCCAGTTTACAGGATCGGACATCTCCAAAAGGATACCAAGCCACGATGAGATAGTAGAGCAGTATCTATGA
- a CDS encoding class I SAM-dependent methyltransferase, which yields MAQKDKERWEERYKKGWRSSLHKTLLDFYHLAKVGRALELACGTGENALFLASKGFLVDAIDISCTAIEMAKQEAEARGLKVNFICADLDDYELLENTYDLVVNFYYLNRSLCPKIIKALKTGGLLIFETYNYKHLCVREDFNPEYLLKEGELLELFKGLEVIYYREEFNISTLVGRKVYNTLHEPDCGF from the coding sequence ATGGCTCAAAAGGATAAAGAAAGGTGGGAAGAAAGATATAAAAAGGGTTGGAGGTCAAGCCTGCATAAGACCCTTCTTGATTTTTATCACTTGGCTAAGGTTGGGAGAGCTTTGGAGCTTGCCTGTGGAACTGGGGAGAATGCCCTTTTTCTGGCAAGTAAGGGCTTTTTGGTTGATGCCATAGACATATCCTGCACGGCCATAGAGATGGCAAAGCAAGAGGCTGAGGCAAGGGGGCTAAAGGTAAATTTTATCTGTGCAGATTTGGATGATTATGAGCTTTTGGAGAATACCTACGACCTTGTAGTAAACTTCTATTACCTGAACCGAAGCTTGTGTCCCAAAATAATCAAGGCTTTAAAAACAGGTGGTTTGCTTATCTTTGAGACATACAACTACAAACATCTTTGCGTAAGGGAAGATTTTAACCCTGAGTATTTACTGAAAGAGGGTGAGCTTTTGGAGCTTTTCAAAGGGCTTGAGGTTATATACTACAGGGAGGAGTTTAATATATCCACCCTTGTGGGAAGAAAGGTTTATAATACCTTACATGAGCCTGATTGTGGTTTTTGA
- a CDS encoding OsmC family protein: MEEKRVILKLSDLEHTYVAQTSHGELLVGEEGYRPMELVLVALAGCSGVDISHILKKKRQEVKDIQIEVVGRRRDEHPRVYERISIRYKVYGKDLKEKAVEDAIRLSVNKYCSVYAMLSKACDIEVSFEVINEA; the protein is encoded by the coding sequence ATGGAAGAGAAAAGGGTAATCCTTAAACTTTCGGACTTAGAACACACATATGTGGCCCAAACCTCCCATGGTGAGCTTCTGGTGGGAGAAGAAGGCTATAGGCCCATGGAGCTGGTCCTTGTGGCCCTTGCGGGCTGTTCTGGCGTAGATATATCTCACATACTAAAAAAGAAAAGGCAAGAGGTAAAAGACATTCAGATTGAGGTGGTCGGTAGAAGGAGGGATGAGCATCCAAGGGTCTATGAAAGGATAAGCATAAGGTATAAGGTTTATGGTAAAGACCTAAAGGAAAAGGCTGTGGAAGACGCCATAAGGCTTTCTGTAAATAAATATTGCAGTGTTTATGCCATGCTTTCCAAGGCTTGTGATATAGAGGTGAGCTTTGAGGTGATAAATGAGGCTTGA
- the thiE gene encoding thiamine phosphate synthase — protein sequence MKPELPRLYAITDSKRYADFLERLEKVLKKGIRMVQLREKQISGLKYYMLALKVREMTKDYGALLFINDRVDIALAVGADGVHLPEKGFPPSVVKRMAPGLLVGYSAHSLEDALYAQREGADFITLSPIFKTQSHPEREPIGLTVLKEVSQRLSIPVYALGGITWDRIKLCYKNGAYGIAGIGLFFEHVDSDWGSNG from the coding sequence ATGAAGCCGGAGCTTCCAAGGCTTTATGCCATCACCGATAGCAAAAGGTATGCAGACTTCCTTGAAAGGCTTGAAAAGGTCCTAAAAAAGGGCATAAGGATGGTGCAACTAAGAGAAAAGCAGATTTCTGGCCTTAAATATTACATGCTTGCCCTTAAAGTTAGGGAGATGACAAAGGATTATGGGGCCTTGCTTTTCATAAACGATAGGGTGGATATAGCTTTGGCTGTGGGTGCCGATGGTGTGCATCTTCCGGAGAAGGGCTTTCCACCAAGCGTGGTAAAGAGGATGGCTCCGGGGCTTTTGGTGGGATACTCTGCCCATAGCTTGGAGGATGCCCTTTACGCCCAAAGGGAAGGTGCAGACTTTATAACCCTTAGCCCTATCTTTAAAACTCAGAGCCATCCGGAGAGGGAGCCCATAGGCCTTACGGTGCTAAAGGAGGTATCTCAGCGCCTTTCTATACCAGTTTATGCCCTTGGAGGTATAACATGGGACAGAATAAAGCTTTGTTATAAGAATGGAGCCTATGGGATAGCTGGCATAGGCCTATTTTTTGAACATGTTGATAGTGATTGGGGGAGCAACGGGTAG
- a CDS encoding TldD/PmbA family protein: protein MLKEKAGYLLSNLLSQGGEYGEIFYERVRACRIQLEDNKIDKVQWGIDEGVGIRLIKDGKTYYGYTTEPTFENLMEIVRTLARGQGHGPVKVGQRRIRGWTDLKIDPDEKGIDYRAEFLLRANETARSYGDKVKQVMVVLTDRTRDILIINSLGEMAEDLQKRVVFFTDVVASQDGIMQRGYESIGIKGGFEIFERIKPEDVAKKATERAILMLSAKPAPAGNFTVVLAGQAGGTMIHEAVGHGFEADLVQKGLSVYRGKIGQKVASELITVLDDATLENHLGSFTVDDEGVPAQRTVLIENGYLVGYMYDRLTAMREGKESTGNGRRQSYAHVPIVRMTNTFIAPGKDNPEDIIGDTKKGVLVLKMGGGEVNTVTGDFVFEIIEGYMIENGKITYPIRSATLIGNGPKALMDVDAVGSDLGWSIGTCGKDGQGVPVSDAQPTLRIRSMVLGGTEV, encoded by the coding sequence ATGTTAAAGGAGAAGGCTGGCTATCTTCTTTCAAACCTTTTATCCCAAGGTGGGGAGTATGGAGAGATCTTTTATGAGAGGGTTCGCGCCTGTAGGATACAGCTTGAGGACAACAAGATAGACAAGGTCCAGTGGGGCATAGATGAAGGCGTGGGCATAAGGCTAATAAAAGATGGTAAAACCTACTACGGATATACCACCGAGCCTACCTTTGAAAACCTTATGGAGATAGTGCGCACATTGGCAAGAGGGCAAGGTCATGGGCCTGTTAAGGTGGGCCAAAGGCGCATTCGCGGATGGACAGATTTAAAGATAGACCCGGATGAAAAGGGAATAGACTACAGGGCAGAGTTCCTCCTTAGGGCAAACGAGACGGCCAGAAGCTATGGGGACAAGGTAAAACAGGTGATGGTGGTCCTAACAGACAGGACAAGGGACATACTTATCATCAACAGCCTTGGTGAGATGGCCGAGGACCTTCAAAAGAGGGTGGTCTTTTTCACGGACGTGGTGGCAAGCCAAGATGGCATAATGCAAAGGGGCTATGAATCAATAGGAATTAAGGGTGGCTTTGAAATCTTTGAAAGGATAAAGCCTGAAGATGTGGCAAAAAAGGCCACAGAGAGAGCTATTTTGATGCTAAGCGCCAAGCCTGCTCCTGCGGGCAACTTTACCGTGGTTTTGGCTGGTCAAGCGGGTGGCACTATGATACATGAGGCCGTAGGCCATGGCTTTGAGGCAGACCTTGTGCAAAAGGGGCTATCTGTCTACAGGGGGAAAATTGGGCAAAAGGTTGCCAGCGAGCTTATAACCGTTTTGGACGATGCCACCCTTGAAAACCACCTTGGTTCCTTTACCGTAGACGATGAGGGTGTGCCGGCCCAAAGGACTGTGCTTATTGAGAACGGCTATCTTGTGGGCTATATGTACGATAGGCTGACGGCCATGAGGGAGGGCAAAGAATCTACCGGAAACGGCAGGAGGCAGAGCTATGCCCATGTGCCAATAGTTAGGATGACCAACACCTTTATAGCTCCCGGTAAGGACAACCCGGAGGACATAATAGGGGATACAAAGAAGGGAGTGCTTGTTTTGAAGATGGGCGGTGGTGAGGTAAATACGGTGACGGGAGACTTTGTCTTTGAGATCATAGAAGGCTATATGATAGAGAACGGAAAGATCACCTATCCCATAAGGTCTGCCACCCTCATAGGCAACGGGCCAAAGGCCCTTATGGATGTGGATGCCGTTGGCTCAGACCTTGGCTGGAGTATAGGCACATGCGGAAAGGATGGGCAGGGTGTGCCGGTAAGCGATGCCCAGCCTACCTTAAGGATAAGGTCCATGGTTCTGGGTGGAACGGAGGTGTGA
- the miaA gene encoding tRNA (adenosine(37)-N6)-dimethylallyltransferase MiaA gives MLIVIGGATGSGKSEVCCLLAKRVGGEVISADSMCVYRGMDIGTAKPLDCMREVRHHLVDIVDPGEVFDAKLFEELSLKAIREIEERKALPIVCGGTYLYIQALLYGMAETPLPDWKLRERLYHIAQRKGSPYLYQKLLAIDPLYAKKVSPNDTRRIVRALEVFINSGRPFSSFHKWDRPRFDYMGFYLSWSWEALSKRIEERAYRMLEAGLLKEIEGLLKKGFESFLTSPQAIGYKEFIPYFKGEKSLEECLEEMIKNTKEYAKRQIRWFRRQGWIEISMERLGKEGAVEEILSHLRSTQNHGPYP, from the coding sequence ATGTTGATAGTGATTGGGGGAGCAACGGGTAGCGGGAAGTCGGAGGTCTGCTGTCTTTTGGCAAAAAGGGTGGGGGGAGAGGTCATAAGCGCAGACTCCATGTGTGTCTATAGGGGCATGGATATAGGCACGGCAAAGCCCTTGGATTGTATGAGGGAGGTAAGGCACCACCTTGTTGATATTGTGGACCCTGGGGAGGTCTTTGATGCAAAGCTCTTTGAAGAGCTTTCTTTAAAGGCCATAAGGGAAATAGAAGAGAGAAAAGCCTTGCCCATTGTGTGCGGTGGGACCTATCTGTACATTCAGGCCCTTTTGTATGGCATGGCGGAGACTCCTCTTCCCGACTGGAAGCTAAGGGAGAGGCTATACCACATAGCCCAAAGGAAGGGAAGCCCTTACCTTTATCAGAAGCTTTTGGCCATTGACCCTTTGTATGCCAAAAAGGTCTCTCCCAACGATACAAGGAGGATAGTGAGGGCTTTGGAGGTCTTTATAAACTCCGGAAGGCCCTTCTCATCCTTTCACAAATGGGATAGGCCAAGGTTTGATTATATGGGCTTTTATCTTAGCTGGAGCTGGGAGGCCTTGAGTAAAAGGATAGAAGAAAGGGCCTATAGAATGTTGGAGGCTGGGCTTTTAAAGGAGATAGAAGGTCTTTTAAAGAAGGGCTTTGAGAGTTTTTTGACATCGCCGCAGGCCATAGGCTACAAGGAGTTTATACCTTACTTTAAAGGTGAAAAAAGCCTTGAGGAGTGCCTTGAGGAGATGATAAAGAACACAAAGGAGTATGCCAAGAGGCAGATAAGATGGTTCAGAAGGCAGGGCTGGATAGAAATATCCATGGAAAGGCTTGGAAAGGAGGGAGCGGTGGAGGAGATCCTTTCACACCTCCGTTCCACCCAGAACCATGGACCTTATCCTTAA
- a CDS encoding sel1 repeat family protein, whose translation MKGFIVSLGRRIIDAYAFGGVLIGSLFAGGGLIVLILSLLSGGEKRAELAFNSLGSIIIGLLILVFIVLSTLFVYLLFDIRDHLADIKDKLEKYEKEKKGGSAMKKFLLSGMLSFAIVGFVFSQSVGKLEAECKKGDAESCYQLGLAYTTAKGVELNYDKARDLFQKACQKNHALACYRLGVMYATKEGIQQDYSKARELYEKSCQLGEGLGCFGLGELYFYGNGVLKDYTKAMELFQKACDMGEGRGCEYLGRMYERGLGVMEDEEKARQAYRRAMEIYQDICNKGDSRGCNNLGMMYGDGLGVKKDYKKAISLYERSCKMGNATACYNAGYMYKEGIGIPKNLKKASEYFKRACDMGDQEACNMRF comes from the coding sequence ATGAAGGGGTTTATTGTTTCATTGGGTAGAAGGATAATTGATGCATATGCCTTTGGAGGAGTCCTTATTGGCTCACTCTTTGCTGGTGGCGGTCTTATAGTCTTAATTCTTTCCCTTCTATCTGGTGGTGAAAAAAGGGCTGAGTTAGCTTTCAACTCTTTGGGTTCTATAATTATAGGGCTTTTGATATTAGTCTTTATAGTGCTCTCCACTCTCTTTGTTTATCTTCTGTTTGATATAAGGGACCACTTGGCGGATATAAAGGATAAGCTTGAAAAGTATGAAAAGGAAAAAAAGGGAGGTTCAGCCATGAAAAAGTTTTTACTCTCTGGCATGCTTTCCTTTGCCATAGTGGGGTTTGTTTTTTCTCAAAGCGTGGGTAAGCTGGAGGCCGAGTGTAAAAAGGGAGATGCGGAGAGTTGCTACCAGCTTGGCCTTGCCTACACAACTGCAAAAGGTGTGGAGCTTAACTATGATAAGGCAAGGGACCTGTTCCAAAAAGCCTGCCAAAAGAACCACGCCTTGGCTTGTTATAGACTTGGTGTTATGTATGCTACGAAAGAAGGTATACAGCAAGATTACTCAAAAGCAAGGGAACTTTATGAAAAATCCTGCCAGCTTGGAGAGGGGCTTGGATGCTTTGGGTTGGGTGAGTTATACTTCTACGGCAATGGTGTGCTAAAGGACTACACAAAGGCTATGGAATTATTTCAAAAGGCTTGCGATATGGGAGAGGGAAGAGGGTGTGAGTATCTTGGCCGGATGTATGAGAGGGGCTTGGGTGTGATGGAAGACGAGGAAAAGGCAAGGCAAGCATACAGAAGGGCTATGGAGATATACCAAGACATATGCAATAAGGGAGATAGTAGAGGATGCAACAACCTTGGAATGATGTATGGAGATGGCTTGGGTGTTAAAAAGGATTATAAAAAGGCTATAAGCCTGTATGAAAGATCTTGCAAGATGGGAAATGCTACTGCCTGCTATAACGCTGGATATATGTATAAAGAGGGCATTGGCATTCCAAAAAACTTAAAGAAAGCTTCCGAATACTTTAAAAGGGCTTGTGATATGGGGGATCAGGAGGCTTGTAATATGAGATTTTAG